A genomic segment from Nodularia sphaerocarpa UHCC 0038 encodes:
- a CDS encoding ribonuclease J translates to MVNNETKSALKIIPLGGLHEIGKNTCVFEYEDEIVLLDAGLAFPTKGMLGVNIVLPDTTYLRENRHKIKGMIVTHGHEDHIGGIAFHLKQFDIPVIHGPRLAMAMLEGKLEEAGVRDRTELRSVKPRDVVRIGQHFFAEFIRNTHSIADSFTVALHTPLGVVIHTGDFKIDHTPVDGEHYDLQRLAEHGERGVLCLLSDSTNAEVPGFTPSERAVFPNLDREFGKATGRLFVTTFSSSVHRINMILQLAQKHNRVVSVVGRSMLNLIAHARNLGYIKCDDSIFHPLHAVRNMPDEKVLILTTGSQGETMAAMTRIANKEHSQIKIRPGDTVLFSANPIPGNTIAVVNTIDKLMIQGANVVYGKDKGIHVSGHGCQEDQKLMIALTRPKFFVPFHGEHRMLVKHSQTAQSMGIPAENMVIIENGNIVELTEESIRVAGKVASGIELVDTTSAGMVSDKVLLERQRMSEEGLVTIAAAIDWNGKLMARVETHLRGVVTSVEQSLVQKWVQQRIEEMLTVRWSEFAQIREGEKPEVDWGGLQGMLERELQRSIRRELQCQPTVTLLMQIAEEPPAKVSDGRRRRTRTTAQVAS, encoded by the coding sequence ATGGTAAACAACGAAACTAAATCCGCCCTGAAAATTATTCCCTTGGGCGGTTTGCACGAAATTGGCAAAAATACCTGTGTTTTTGAGTACGAAGACGAAATCGTTCTTCTTGATGCCGGATTAGCTTTTCCCACCAAAGGAATGCTAGGGGTAAATATTGTCCTGCCAGATACAACCTATCTCCGGGAAAATCGCCATAAGATTAAAGGCATGATCGTGACTCACGGTCATGAAGACCATATCGGCGGTATCGCTTTTCACCTCAAGCAATTTGACATTCCGGTGATTCATGGCCCTAGATTAGCAATGGCGATGCTAGAGGGTAAATTGGAAGAAGCAGGGGTACGCGATCGCACCGAGTTAAGATCAGTTAAACCTCGTGATGTAGTCCGCATTGGTCAACATTTCTTTGCAGAATTTATCCGCAATACCCACTCCATTGCCGATAGTTTTACAGTGGCTCTTCATACACCTCTAGGTGTAGTTATCCACACAGGAGACTTTAAAATTGACCATACACCTGTAGATGGCGAACACTACGACTTACAAAGACTAGCAGAACACGGCGAACGAGGTGTACTGTGCTTGTTGAGTGATTCAACTAACGCCGAAGTCCCAGGATTTACCCCTTCAGAACGTGCTGTTTTCCCCAACTTAGACAGGGAATTTGGTAAAGCTACCGGACGCTTATTTGTCACCACATTTTCATCCAGTGTGCATCGCATCAACATGATTTTGCAGTTGGCGCAGAAGCATAACCGGGTGGTGTCGGTGGTGGGTCGTTCCATGCTGAATTTGATTGCTCATGCCCGCAATCTGGGTTACATCAAGTGTGATGATAGTATCTTTCATCCATTGCACGCAGTCCGGAATATGCCAGATGAAAAGGTACTGATTTTGACTACTGGCTCTCAGGGTGAAACAATGGCAGCCATGACCCGGATTGCCAACAAAGAACACTCCCAAATCAAAATTCGTCCAGGAGATACGGTACTCTTCTCTGCAAACCCAATTCCTGGCAATACTATCGCTGTGGTTAACACCATCGATAAATTGATGATTCAGGGTGCAAATGTAGTCTATGGGAAAGATAAAGGCATTCACGTCTCTGGTCACGGCTGTCAGGAAGACCAAAAACTGATGATTGCCTTAACTCGTCCTAAGTTCTTTGTGCCATTTCACGGTGAACATCGAATGCTAGTGAAGCACTCCCAAACGGCTCAGAGTATGGGTATTCCTGCCGAAAATATGGTAATTATCGAAAATGGCAACATTGTAGAATTAACTGAAGAATCTATCCGTGTTGCTGGTAAGGTCGCATCTGGCATTGAACTTGTGGATACTACCAGCGCTGGTATGGTAAGCGATAAAGTCTTGCTAGAACGACAACGGATGTCAGAAGAAGGACTTGTTACCATTGCTGCTGCTATTGATTGGAATGGCAAACTGATGGCTAGAGTAGAAACTCATCTGCGCGGTGTCGTTACCAGTGTAGAGCAATCGCTGGTACAAAAATGGGTACAACAGCGCATTGAAGAAATGCTCACTGTGCGTTGGTCAGAATTTGCCCAGATTCGTGAAGGCGAAAAACCAGAAGTAGACTGGGGTGGATTGCAAGGAATGTTAGAGCGGGAATTACAACGCTCCATTCGTCGAGAATTGCAATGTCAACCCACTGTAACTTTATTGATGCAAATTGCTGAAGAACCACCTGCGAAGGTTTCCGATGGTAGAAGACGGCGTACCCGTACAACAGCGCAAGTAGCATCTTAA
- a CDS encoding PspC domain-containing protein, translating to MVYLPLALTLFLVAPAVAAIAILRSPSMRGYLALFGFCIFYGGFPLLLAWGGLRLSDHFGCEAEAIIFVCPGPSWHGDLVAGMVFAHWLAIITIPSAVLGVIGLLMSWVIKVKRWRSLSSIYRSRRHKAIAGICAAISQHWRLPIQGVRIVTVILAVAIPGLILFLYLWLWLAFPLKPLPQTI from the coding sequence ATGGTTTACTTGCCTTTAGCTTTGACCCTGTTTTTGGTCGCTCCAGCAGTTGCGGCGATCGCCATTCTGAGATCACCTTCGATGCGTGGGTACTTAGCTTTATTTGGCTTTTGTATCTTTTATGGAGGCTTTCCACTCCTACTAGCTTGGGGAGGGCTACGTCTGTCTGACCACTTTGGTTGTGAGGCGGAAGCGATCATCTTTGTTTGTCCAGGCCCATCCTGGCACGGAGACCTGGTTGCAGGGATGGTATTTGCCCATTGGCTGGCAATCATCACCATACCATCGGCTGTTTTGGGTGTAATTGGACTTCTGATGTCTTGGGTGATCAAAGTCAAGCGTTGGCGTAGTCTCTCCTCTATTTACCGCAGTCGTCGCCACAAAGCAATTGCAGGGATATGTGCAGCGATCTCCCAGCATTGGCGACTACCCATTCAAGGCGTTCGGATTGTCACCGTTATTTTAGCCGTTGCTATCCCTGGACTGATTTTATTTCTCTACCTTTGGTTATGGTTGGCGTTCCCACTGAAACCCCTACCGCAGACCATTTAG
- a CDS encoding beta-lactamase hydrolase domain-containing protein, which produces MFQTITNTLAIGSVAETEALKEVAQNGYKTVIDLCPAAEGNQLNASIVKELALEYVTVPVSAKNLTVETLEAFKQAVKASPQPIYTRCASGLRAGVFTLLILAEEEGWTEAQYLEKFQTLGIAQKPNCPLGSFAHTYFQANETENVAV; this is translated from the coding sequence ATGTTCCAAACTATCACCAATACCCTCGCCATTGGTTCTGTTGCTGAAACTGAAGCGTTGAAAGAAGTTGCTCAAAACGGCTACAAGACTGTGATTGATTTATGTCCTGCGGCGGAAGGAAATCAGCTTAACGCATCCATTGTGAAAGAACTGGCTTTGGAATATGTCACTGTTCCGGTTTCAGCCAAAAACTTGACCGTCGAAACACTAGAAGCCTTTAAACAAGCTGTGAAAGCATCTCCCCAACCGATTTATACTCGCTGTGCTTCGGGATTAAGGGCGGGAGTATTTACCTTATTGATATTAGCAGAAGAAGAAGGCTGGACAGAGGCGCAATATCTTGAGAAATTTCAAACTTTAGGAATTGCTCAGAAGCCAAACTGTCCTTTAGGAAGTTTTGCTCATACTTACTTTCAGGCAAACGAAACAGAGAATGTGGCAGTTTAG
- a CDS encoding GIN domain-containing protein yields MKSNLSSLVACLTALSLLTGCSLNLGGLRGSGIAKTESRKVAGFSSISSKSIGKITIQQTGKESLTITADDNILPLLESRVADNVLYLTIRKDTSMNPIKPIEFVVEVKSLESLNIDGVGSVEVKDIQSKQLSISLDGVGSMTIAGSVDVLELDLSGVGSFQGENFQTKQATVRNSGVGSAVVNVSEQLDATVSGVGSIEYIGSPQVWESRRGVGSVKKR; encoded by the coding sequence ATGAAATCTAATCTATCCAGTTTGGTTGCGTGTTTAACAGCTTTGAGCCTATTAACAGGCTGCTCTCTTAACTTAGGCGGGCTGAGAGGCTCTGGAATAGCGAAGACTGAATCTAGAAAGGTGGCTGGATTTTCATCTATTTCTAGTAAATCTATCGGCAAAATTACGATACAGCAAACAGGAAAAGAGTCCCTCACGATTACCGCCGACGACAACATTCTGCCGTTGCTAGAAAGTCGTGTAGCTGACAATGTGCTGTATCTCACCATTAGAAAAGATACCAGTATGAATCCCATCAAGCCCATTGAGTTCGTTGTGGAGGTGAAGAGCCTAGAGAGCTTGAATATAGATGGTGTCGGTAGTGTTGAGGTAAAGGATATCCAAAGTAAACAGTTGTCGATTTCCCTTGATGGGGTGGGTAGCATGACAATCGCCGGAAGTGTCGATGTGCTGGAACTCGATCTTTCTGGGGTTGGAAGTTTCCAAGGTGAGAATTTCCAGACTAAGCAGGCGACGGTTCGCAATAGCGGCGTGGGGAGTGCTGTGGTGAATGTTAGTGAGCAGTTAGATGCGACTGTATCCGGCGTGGGTTCAATAGAGTATATTGGCTCTCCTCAAGTTTGGGAATCTCGACGGGGCGTGGGGTCAGTCAAGAAACGTTAG
- the dapA gene encoding 4-hydroxy-tetrahydrodipicolinate synthase: MGEFGRVLTAMITPFKADGSVNYDVAAELAAHLANNGTDTLVVCGTTGESPTLTWDEEYQLFVEVLQAVAGKAKVIAGCGSNSTKEAIAATQKAAKIGVHGSLQVVPYYNKPPQAGLYQHFQAIAQACPELPLMLYNVPGRTGQNLSPETVARLAEINNIVGIKEATGNLDQASEIRRLTPQEFQIYSGDDSLTLPLLAIGATGVVSVASHLVGNQLQQMIQAFSAGKIATATEIHLQLFPLFKALFLTTNPIPVKQALKLQGWEVGSTRLPLCEVDSDVSDNLKAVLDKLNLIEMPIS, translated from the coding sequence GTGGGAGAATTTGGCAGAGTTTTAACCGCTATGATTACGCCGTTTAAAGCAGACGGTAGTGTTAACTATGATGTAGCGGCAGAATTAGCAGCACATCTAGCTAACAACGGTACAGATACATTAGTCGTATGTGGGACAACAGGTGAATCCCCTACCCTAACTTGGGACGAGGAATACCAATTGTTTGTGGAAGTATTGCAAGCCGTGGCCGGAAAAGCCAAGGTAATCGCCGGATGTGGTTCTAATTCCACCAAAGAAGCGATCGCAGCTACCCAAAAAGCTGCTAAAATAGGAGTACATGGTTCATTACAAGTTGTACCCTATTACAACAAACCGCCACAAGCAGGTCTGTACCAGCACTTTCAAGCGATCGCCCAAGCTTGTCCAGAACTACCATTAATGTTATATAATGTCCCTGGACGTACCGGACAAAACCTCAGTCCAGAAACTGTTGCCCGGTTAGCGGAAATTAACAATATTGTTGGCATCAAAGAAGCAACTGGAAATTTAGACCAAGCGAGTGAAATTCGCCGCTTGACACCACAAGAATTTCAGATTTACTCTGGAGATGATTCCTTAACTTTACCCTTGTTAGCAATTGGGGCAACAGGAGTTGTGAGTGTCGCTTCTCATCTGGTAGGTAATCAACTACAGCAGATGATTCAAGCTTTTAGTGCGGGAAAAATCGCCACTGCTACCGAAATTCATCTACAACTATTTCCGTTGTTTAAAGCTTTATTTTTAACTACAAATCCCATTCCAGTTAAACAAGCGCTGAAACTTCAAGGTTGGGAGGTAGGTTCAACTCGTCTACCGCTATGCGAAGTTGATTCAGATGTTAGTGATAATTTAAAAGCGGTGTTAGATAAACTCAATTTAATTGAGATGCCAATTTCTTGA
- a CDS encoding anion transporter has protein sequence MIIQQVAIYGVLGLTYLGLALGYIPGLRMNRSTIALVGSAFLIALGALSLQEAWLAIDVKTIVFLLSMMVVNANLFYAGFFVRSLSIILSLTRTPLGLLIALTFGSGILSAFFLNDTLALIFTPLTLSLTQTLGLNPIPYLLAIAAATNIGSVATLSGNPQNILIGSFSGISYLDFAQALAPVAVAGLFIQVALLWLLYPDVRSTQPCEMLVRGKERIFRPLFNKTLVITIGLLIAFAIGLPLAESALIAASLLLITRRLKPQRVLSKLDGNLLLMFSGLFILTRVIQNLDLLQPFTNVVSIPAGLIGITAILSNLISNVPTVLLLEPLIPRDNTQLWLLLAASSTLAGNLTLFGAVANLIVVEATAELGYRLTFWEHLRFGVPLTVCTLSILYLWVR, from the coding sequence GTGATTATCCAGCAAGTTGCAATTTATGGAGTCTTGGGGCTAACTTACCTGGGTTTGGCTTTAGGTTATATCCCTGGGTTACGGATGAACCGATCCACTATTGCTTTAGTCGGCTCTGCATTTTTAATTGCGCTGGGGGCGTTGAGTTTACAGGAAGCATGGCTAGCGATTGATGTCAAGACGATTGTGTTTTTATTGAGCATGATGGTAGTGAACGCTAACCTATTCTATGCAGGTTTTTTTGTGCGATCGCTCTCCATCATCTTAAGTCTGACTCGTACTCCTCTAGGCTTATTGATTGCCTTAACATTTGGCAGTGGGATTTTGTCAGCTTTTTTTCTCAATGACACTTTAGCACTGATTTTCACACCTTTAACTCTGAGTTTGACTCAAACTTTAGGCTTAAATCCCATTCCGTATTTACTGGCGATCGCAGCTGCAACTAATATAGGTTCTGTAGCTACCCTTAGCGGTAATCCCCAAAACATTCTCATTGGTTCCTTTTCCGGGATATCCTACTTAGACTTTGCTCAAGCATTAGCACCAGTAGCTGTAGCAGGCTTATTCATTCAAGTAGCGTTACTGTGGCTACTTTATCCAGATGTGCGCTCAACTCAACCCTGTGAGATGTTAGTTAGAGGGAAAGAACGGATTTTTCGACCGTTATTTAATAAAACCTTAGTCATCACCATTGGCTTATTGATTGCTTTTGCTATCGGCTTACCATTAGCAGAGTCTGCATTAATCGCTGCGAGTTTGTTACTCATCACTCGGAGACTTAAACCACAGCGCGTCTTAAGTAAATTAGATGGAAATTTGCTGCTGATGTTTTCGGGGCTATTTATCTTAACTAGAGTTATCCAGAACTTAGATTTATTACAGCCGTTTACTAATGTAGTCAGTATTCCGGCTGGTTTAATAGGAATCACAGCGATTTTGTCTAATCTAATTTCTAATGTTCCCACTGTACTTTTACTCGAACCCTTAATACCTAGAGATAATACTCAGTTATGGCTGTTACTGGCTGCATCATCTACCTTAGCGGGTAATTTGACTTTATTTGGTGCAGTGGCAAATCTTATAGTTGTAGAAGCAACTGCTGAGTTAGGCTACAGGTTAACTTTTTGGGAGCATCTCCGCTTTGGAGTCCCGCTAACAGTTTGTACTCTATCTATATTATATCTCTGGGTAAGGTGA
- a CDS encoding DUF3122 domain-containing protein, with translation MINCICFNGSKISPMRWLLAAWLCISLVVCSPLPAFATVTQIEESPGQMLYQSRQNLRDQNGNSWQAIAFNRIYPDGSNMISVRLVGFPGVVEIDHSQPLTLTTSMGKTLTAQDISSKISSDTPTPANVGEYDIKPVLPQLQAEIPLQLTLPMLTGSAVELQIPSTAVQEWQTFSAH, from the coding sequence ATGATCAACTGTATCTGCTTTAACGGGTCTAAAATCAGCCCGATGCGCTGGCTTCTAGCTGCTTGGCTCTGCATTTCATTGGTTGTTTGCAGTCCATTACCCGCTTTTGCTACTGTGACGCAAATCGAAGAGTCTCCAGGGCAGATGCTGTACCAATCCCGGCAAAATCTGCGGGATCAAAACGGAAATTCCTGGCAGGCGATCGCCTTCAATCGCATCTATCCCGATGGTAGTAATATGATCTCTGTGCGGCTAGTGGGCTTTCCTGGTGTCGTGGAAATAGATCACAGTCAACCACTGACTCTAACAACATCTATGGGAAAAACTCTCACTGCTCAGGATATTTCTAGCAAAATTTCTTCAGACACACCAACCCCAGCAAATGTTGGAGAATATGACATTAAGCCTGTCTTACCACAGTTGCAGGCGGAAATACCTCTTCAGTTAACATTACCGATGTTGACAGGATCTGCGGTTGAGTTGCAAATCCCTTCCACAGCAGTCCAAGAGTGGCAAACATTTTCTGCTCATTGA
- a CDS encoding aspartate-semialdehyde dehydrogenase translates to MSKSYRVAILGATGAVGTELLELLESRNFPVAELKLLASARSVGRSLRFKGEDLPVELVSDRTLENLDLVLASAGGSTSKTWAAIAVEKGAVVIDNSSAFRMNPEVPLVVPEVNPLAAANHQGIIANPNCTTILMSVAIWPLHQISPIKRIVVSTYQSASGAGAKAMAEVQTQASAILQGQEPVAEVLPYPLAFNLFPHNSPLNDLGYCEEEMKMVNETRKIFGDQQIRITATCIRVPVLRAHSEAINLEFANPFSADAAREILSHSPGVKLIEDWEKNYFPMPMEATGQDDVLVGRIRQDISHPCGLELWLSGDQIRKGAALNAVQIAELLVEKNLLQPAKAYVSSEK, encoded by the coding sequence TTGTCGAAATCCTATCGTGTCGCTATTTTGGGAGCCACAGGTGCTGTTGGCACAGAGTTACTGGAATTACTAGAAAGCCGTAATTTTCCGGTGGCGGAGTTGAAGCTATTGGCATCAGCACGGAGTGTGGGGCGATCGCTCCGGTTTAAAGGGGAAGATTTACCAGTAGAATTAGTCAGCGATCGCACCCTCGAAAATTTAGATTTAGTCCTAGCTAGTGCGGGCGGTTCCACATCCAAAACTTGGGCTGCCATTGCCGTAGAAAAAGGTGCTGTAGTCATAGATAATTCCAGCGCCTTTCGGATGAACCCCGAAGTTCCCTTAGTCGTACCAGAGGTAAATCCCTTAGCTGCTGCTAACCACCAAGGTATTATCGCTAACCCCAACTGCACCACAATTTTGATGAGCGTGGCAATTTGGCCTCTCCATCAAATCAGCCCCATAAAACGCATTGTAGTTTCCACCTATCAATCAGCCAGTGGCGCAGGTGCAAAAGCAATGGCAGAAGTCCAAACCCAAGCCAGCGCTATCTTACAAGGACAGGAACCAGTAGCCGAAGTTTTGCCTTATCCCTTGGCGTTTAACTTATTCCCACATAACTCGCCCTTAAACGATTTGGGTTACTGTGAAGAAGAAATGAAAATGGTCAACGAAACCCGCAAAATTTTTGGCGACCAACAAATTAGAATTACAGCTACTTGTATACGGGTTCCCGTACTGCGCGCCCATTCCGAAGCCATTAATCTAGAATTTGCCAATCCATTTAGTGCAGATGCGGCTAGAGAAATTTTAAGTCACTCTCCTGGAGTAAAATTAATCGAAGATTGGGAAAAGAATTACTTTCCCATGCCAATGGAAGCAACCGGTCAGGACGACGTGTTAGTGGGAAGAATTCGTCAAGATATTTCTCATCCATGCGGCTTGGAACTTTGGCTTTCTGGTGACCAAATCCGTAAAGGTGCGGCACTGAATGCAGTCCAAATTGCCGAGTTATTGGTAGAAAAAAATCTCCTCCAACCAGCAAAAGCATACGTCTCTAGTGAGAAATAA
- a CDS encoding rhodanese-like domain-containing protein — MMFKKPIKTILLGFAICFCLLFGIGQNPSIAATITETNLKSGVDSFLTSIPAGYYTIANVEELKSFLKKNQTVLVDVREASEYRSGHIPNAINIPLRTLAQNLNQIPRDRPVVLYCSSGYRSAMGVMTLHLLGYENVLGFPPSFVAWKTAGEAIAKKS, encoded by the coding sequence ATGATGTTTAAAAAACCAATTAAGACCATATTACTGGGATTTGCGATCTGCTTTTGCCTCTTGTTTGGTATTGGGCAAAATCCGAGCATAGCAGCAACTATCACAGAGACTAATTTAAAATCGGGAGTTGATAGCTTTCTGACATCAATTCCAGCAGGTTATTACACAATTGCCAATGTCGAAGAGTTGAAAAGCTTTTTAAAGAAGAATCAAACCGTGTTGGTGGATGTACGGGAAGCCTCTGAGTATCGCTCTGGACATATACCTAACGCAATTAACATTCCCCTGCGAACCCTAGCGCAAAATCTCAATCAGATTCCGCGCGATCGCCCTGTGGTTTTATACTGCTCCTCTGGTTATCGCTCCGCAATGGGGGTAATGACTTTGCATTTGTTGGGTTACGAGAATGTACTGGGTTTTCCGCCTAGCTTTGTAGCTTGGAAAACCGCAGGAGAGGCGATCGCCAAAAAGTCTTAG
- a CDS encoding DsbA family oxidoreductase, producing MEPIRIFYFSDILCIWAYIAQIRLDELKTTFEDKIAIEHHFVPVFGAAREKLENRWRERGGLQGYSDHVQGVAKKFDHISLHPDIWTKVTPASSTSCHLFLHAIQLVEAKGLIEPDQQVFEKATKAFREAFFTQLADVSDRKVQFEIAEKLKLPIAAIEAEIDSGEAYAQLSKDFELVKELMVTVSPTLIFNEGRQRLNGNVGYRVIEANIRELLHNPPGEQSWC from the coding sequence ATGGAACCGATTCGTATTTTTTACTTTTCCGATATTCTCTGCATTTGGGCTTATATTGCTCAAATTCGGCTAGATGAGTTAAAAACAACCTTTGAAGACAAGATTGCTATCGAACACCACTTTGTCCCCGTCTTTGGTGCTGCTCGTGAAAAGCTGGAGAACCGATGGCGAGAGCGGGGGGGATTGCAAGGATACAGTGATCATGTTCAGGGGGTTGCCAAAAAGTTTGATCACATCAGCCTTCATCCTGATATTTGGACTAAGGTGACACCAGCTTCATCTACATCTTGTCATTTGTTTCTCCATGCCATTCAATTAGTAGAAGCAAAGGGTTTGATTGAGCCAGATCAACAGGTATTTGAAAAAGCAACCAAGGCATTTCGGGAAGCGTTTTTTACCCAACTGGCAGACGTTTCTGATCGCAAGGTGCAATTTGAAATTGCGGAGAAGTTAAAACTTCCGATTGCGGCTATCGAAGCTGAGATTGATAGTGGTGAGGCTTATGCTCAACTATCTAAGGATTTTGAATTGGTCAAAGAGCTTATGGTTACGGTCAGCCCTACCCTAATTTTTAATGAAGGACGGCAGCGACTCAATGGGAATGTGGGCTACCGGGTGATTGAAGCCAATATCCGTGAGTTACTACACAATCCGCCGGGAGAACAATCTTGGTGTTAG
- a CDS encoding thioredoxin family protein, producing the protein MNAIKIEILGTGCKKCQQLEANAQEAVANLNLTAEVLHITDPVEIAMRGVMSTPAMAVNGKVVTKGKVISAEQIQPLLQG; encoded by the coding sequence ATGAATGCGATCAAGATTGAAATTTTGGGTACAGGCTGCAAAAAGTGCCAACAGCTAGAAGCAAATGCTCAAGAAGCTGTGGCAAATCTTAATTTAACTGCGGAAGTTCTCCACATTACCGATCCTGTGGAAATTGCGATGCGTGGGGTAATGTCTACGCCTGCAATGGCGGTAAATGGCAAAGTTGTCACGAAGGGGAAAGTGATCAGCGCCGAGCAAATTCAACCCCTATTACAGGGTTAA
- a CDS encoding heavy metal-responsive transcriptional regulator produces MFKMGEVSRNLGINPQTLYFYERIGLIPPPQRTEAGYRLFSELDVDRLAFITRAKSLGLSLDDIKEILSLKEGKLLSCKAVYERLSQKVKDIEENISQLRSLHDELVPLVEQCKTNLDHPDPAYQCIILDAEL; encoded by the coding sequence ATGTTCAAAATGGGCGAAGTTTCCCGTAATTTAGGAATCAATCCCCAAACGCTGTATTTTTACGAGCGCATTGGGCTAATTCCACCTCCCCAGCGTACTGAAGCGGGATATCGACTTTTTAGCGAGTTAGATGTAGATCGACTGGCTTTTATTACCCGTGCTAAGTCTTTAGGACTGAGTTTGGATGATATTAAGGAGATTCTATCTTTAAAGGAAGGGAAATTACTCTCCTGTAAAGCTGTTTATGAACGACTTAGCCAAAAAGTTAAGGATATTGAGGAAAATATATCTCAATTGCGATCGCTCCATGATGAGCTAGTACCTTTGGTTGAGCAATGCAAAACTAACTTAGACCATCCTGATCCAGCTTATCAATGTATCATTCTTGACGCAGAACTCTAA
- a CDS encoding permease — MFDLFYPFDWLATQIVTRLLGLSIESQLGSSLHFFFYDVPKVLTLLVVISFVIGVLQSFLSPDQVRHFLQGKRTFSGNILAGMLGAITPFCSCSAVPLFIGFLKAGVPLGVTFSYLISAPMVDAIAVFLLWSLFGLQATILYVVFGVSLAIASGYIIGLLKLEKWVEPFILKSRDDYLPDDNESDLSSSALTWKQRSQEAQFQALEILKSVWIYVVIGIALGAGIHGYAPTDLISQWAGRSNPFAVMVAVLMGVPLYTNVAGVLPIAEALVSKGMPLGTVLSFTMAVTALSLPQMIILKRVLRPQLLAVFIGLTTLGIISIGYIFNSMII; from the coding sequence ATGTTTGATCTATTTTATCCTTTTGATTGGCTGGCAACCCAAATTGTAACTAGACTCTTAGGATTATCTATAGAATCTCAACTAGGATCTAGTTTACATTTCTTTTTCTACGATGTGCCAAAAGTTTTAACTTTGCTGGTGGTAATTAGCTTTGTAATTGGTGTTTTACAAAGTTTCCTATCACCAGATCAAGTCCGGCACTTTCTTCAAGGAAAACGCACTTTTTCAGGGAATATTTTAGCAGGAATGCTGGGGGCAATTACTCCCTTTTGTTCCTGTTCCGCCGTACCGTTATTTATCGGCTTTTTAAAAGCGGGTGTTCCCCTGGGGGTAACATTTTCCTACTTGATTTCTGCACCGATGGTAGATGCGATCGCTGTATTTTTACTGTGGAGTTTATTTGGGCTGCAAGCAACTATCCTGTATGTTGTCTTTGGAGTCAGTTTGGCGATCGCCTCTGGATATATCATCGGATTACTAAAACTAGAAAAATGGGTTGAGCCATTCATCCTCAAGTCACGTGATGACTATCTTCCTGATGACAATGAGTCTGACTTAAGCTCATCTGCGTTAACCTGGAAGCAGCGATCGCAAGAAGCTCAATTTCAAGCTCTGGAAATTCTCAAATCTGTTTGGATTTATGTAGTCATTGGGATTGCTCTTGGTGCTGGTATTCATGGCTATGCACCGACTGATTTGATTAGTCAGTGGGCGGGAAGAAGCAATCCATTTGCTGTGATGGTTGCCGTTTTGATGGGAGTACCCCTGTATACCAATGTTGCTGGAGTTTTACCCATTGCGGAAGCTTTGGTAAGTAAAGGTATGCCTTTAGGAACTGTTTTATCCTTCACAATGGCGGTGACAGCATTATCTCTACCGCAAATGATTATTCTTAAAAGGGTGCTACGCCCTCAACTTTTAGCTGTGTTCATCGGTTTGACGACTCTAGGAATTATCAGCATTGGCTACATATTCAACTCGATGATTATTTAA
- the petC gene encoding cytochrome b6-f complex iron-sulfur subunit has product MDTSLHLESPSLSRRQLLNFLTGATVAATAGAALYPVGKFFIAPGEKTGAGGAILAKDILGKQIPAAQILAEPPGTRALVAGLAGEPTYLIVKEDNTLDHIGLVDNCTHLGCTFPWNPLDQEFQCPCHGSRYAPDGTVVRGPAPLPLKIVQVAVINNSILISPWTETDPRTGKNPWWV; this is encoded by the coding sequence ATGGACACCAGTCTTCATCTCGAAAGTCCATCCCTATCAAGGCGACAACTCCTCAACTTTCTGACCGGAGCAACCGTTGCTGCTACTGCTGGGGCTGCACTCTATCCTGTTGGCAAATTCTTCATTGCTCCAGGCGAAAAAACGGGAGCAGGGGGTGCTATTCTTGCTAAAGATATTTTGGGGAAACAAATACCAGCCGCGCAAATTCTGGCAGAACCGCCTGGAACCCGCGCCTTGGTTGCAGGTCTGGCAGGAGAACCCACTTACCTAATTGTCAAAGAAGATAATACACTAGATCATATTGGGCTGGTGGATAACTGCACTCACCTTGGTTGTACCTTCCCCTGGAACCCTCTGGATCAGGAGTTTCAGTGTCCCTGTCATGGTTCGCGCTATGCTCCAGATGGGACGGTGGTGCGTGGTCCGGCTCCTCTGCCTCTGAAGATTGTCCAAGTTGCAGTGATCAATAATAGTATTTTGATTTCGCCCTGGACAGAAACTGATCCTCGCACTGGAAAAAACCCCTGGTGGGTCTGA